Part of the Nitrospirota bacterium genome is shown below.
ATGACACTTATGGTTATTTTCGAGTTTTTCAACAGCCTGGCAAAATTGAACCCGCAGGGAAGACTGCCTACAGTATCAGCATGGCATCGCCGTAAGAAAAAAACCTGTAACCTGACCTGAAGGCTGTTGAATATGCCTTTCTGAGGAATGCAAGGCCTGAGAAGGCAGCGGTTAGTATCATGGGTGTGGATTTAGGAAGGTGAAAATTTGTAATAAGCGCATCGATTGCCTTGAATTTATAGCCTGGGAAAATAAACAGGGATGTCTTCCCTGCTGCGCTCCTTATACCATCACCGACGAAGGCTGACTCAAGCGCCCTGGTGGTGGTTGTGCCTGCAGCAATAACCCTTCGGCCCTCTGATTTTGCAGATGCTATAGAAATGGCAGTGGATGCTGGAATCTCATAGAATTCCTCATCCATCCTGTGATCCTCTATATCTTCGATGAGAACAGGCTTAAAGGTGCCATAGCCAACATGAAGGGTCAGGGCGCATATTTCAACCCCCTTTTTCCGTATCTTTTTTAAAAGCTTCTCTGTAAAATGTAGCCCTGCAGTAGGCGCAGCAATAGCGCCTTCCTTCTCTGCATAAACTGTCTGGTATCTCTCTCTGTCCATTTCTGTCGCATCTCTTTTTATATAGGGTGGAAGTGGCATGTGCCCTATCCTGTAAATGGATTCTTTTATATTATCGCCTGTGAATCTCACTACTGTTGTGCTGTTTCCTTCAAATACATCGGCAGAAAGTCCGTTCTCGAATAAGACCCTGCCCTGCCGCTGTCCCCTGACAATGGCCTCCCACATACCTGCGCCACGCTCCCTGATCAGCAGTATCTCTGCCTTTCCCCCTGTTGGCTTTTTACCATAAAGGCGAACAGGCATAACTTTTGTGTTATTAACAACAAGGACATCCCCTGCACGCAAATAATCTACCAAATCCTTAAACTTTCTGTGTTCGATACTGCCATCTCGCAGAGTCGAGTCTCCGACTTCTCTGCGCAGCGCCATCAGCCGCGATGAGTCTCTCTCATCAAGCGGGTACTTTGCTATCCTGCCTTTTGGAAGAAAATA
Proteins encoded:
- the queA gene encoding tRNA preQ1(34) S-adenosylmethionine ribosyltransferase-isomerase QueA yields the protein MKLLEFDYFLPKGRIAKYPLDERDSSRLMALRREVGDSTLRDGSIEHRKFKDLVDYLRAGDVLVVNNTKVMPVRLYGKKPTGGKAEILLIRERGAGMWEAIVRGQRQGRVLFENGLSADVFEGNSTTVVRFTGDNIKESIYRIGHMPLPPYIKRDATEMDRERYQTVYAEKEGAIAAPTAGLHFTEKLLKKIRKKGVEICALTLHVGYGTFKPVLIEDIEDHRMDEEFYEIPASTAISIASAKSEGRRVIAAGTTTTRALESAFVGDGIRSAAGKTSLFIFPGYKFKAIDALITNFHLPKSTPMILTAAFSGLAFLRKAYSTAFRSGYRFFSYGDAMLIL